Below is a window of Candidatus Hydrogenedentota bacterium DNA.
GCCGCCGCAGCCGCCACCGCCGTAGCCGCCCCCGCCGTCACCGCCGCCGCCGTAGCCGCCGCCACCGTAGCCCCCATAGCCGCCACCGCCATAACCACCGCCGCCATAGCCGCCCATGCCGCCGCCGTAGCCGCCGCCGCCACTCACACCAAAGCGGTTACGCAATACAATCTTGAATAGCGTTTGCGTGCCGGCGTTTCGCAATTCGTAGAAGCGTGTTTCGAGCGGTTCAAACGTCTCCGTCCGAATAATGCTCGGCGTGCTAATCCAGAGGAAACTCTTCTGTTTTGAATAATCCAGCCCCAACGGCCGCAGCAGCGCGCGAAGCGCTTCCGCGAGACTTACATTGCTCAAATTGATATAAGGCACCGTGCCATCCGTACGAAATCCCTGGTACCCCGCCTGCGATTCCGCGCCGGTCGGCGTGGCGCCCGGCCGCGCCGGCGTGGTCGGATACGTCGGGTACGTGGGATAAGTGGGAGCTGCCCCGGGATAGGCCGCAGGGGCGCCGCCGTAGGGGGCAGGCGCGCCGCCATAAGGCGCAGCCCCGGGCGCGCCTGGCGCGCCGGGAACGCCCGCGCCGGGAACAGCCCCGGCCGGCGTGGGTGCGGCGCGGCGCGGCGGCGCTACAACCCGATTATCGATGACGATATTGATGTCCCACGTATCCGAAACAAACTCCATGATTTCACTGATGTGGATATTGTCGAACTCGATATTGACGGGAGATTCAAGGGCCTTGTCGAGTTCGGTCTTCTCCACGACTTCCTCGATCTTTTCCTCGATGACGGGCACCCTCAGGGTGTAGGGCTTTATGCCGCGCGCGTCCGCGCCTTCCGGCGGCATTTTCGAGTCCTCGATGAATTCGCGCATGCGTTGCCGGAATTCCTCGACCTCGCGCTCCCGCTCCGCGATACTCTGCTTGCTCACCCCGATGGTAGCCTGATGCAGGCCCAGTTTGGCCTCCTCGTTTGTCGGCTCGATCAGCATGACTTCCTGGTATATCTCGGCCGCCGTCGTGTACTTCTGCGCTTCGAGGTACTGCCGCCCCCAATCCATCAATTGACGCACCCGGTCCCGCTTGATTTCTTCGGCCGTGGGCCGCGGCGTCTCTTCCGCCTGAGAAATGGATTCGGGGTCAAGCGCGGGGATGGAAGAGGGGTCCGCGGGCGTTATGCCGGCCGTCGCGAGTTGCAGCTTCGCGCCGCACATCTGGATGTACTCTCGGGCGCGCGCATTGTCGGGTTCGAGCGCGAGCGCGCGGTTGAATTCCGACAACGCCTCGCTGTACAGCTCCCGGCTGTAAAGCGCAACGCCGCGGCGCACGAATTCCTCCGCCTGTGAAACGGCGGTGCCTTCCACGGCGACTGGCTGCTCTTCCTCCAGAGCAAGCGCATCGAGCGAGGCAGTTGTCTCCGCCGCCGCCGGCGCGGGCGTCTCCGCGGGAGGCGGCGGTGTTAGCACGGCAGGAGCAGGCACGTCGGCGGCTTCCATCGTCTCCTGCCCCGCGGCTGGCCAGGCCGCCAAGAACGCCACGGCCAGACAGCCAACCCACATGATGGGGAACACATTCCTGTTCATTACGGCTTCGTCCTCCCGCTTTATCGAAGACACTATAGCGAATTTCGTCACAATACTCAACCTCTTACCACCGCCCGATTTAGGGCGAAAGCTTCAGAACCTTGCTGCGCTGATATTCCGAGGAATAGACGGTACACGTGCCCTCGGCCATATTGATATCCTGAATCTCGTATTCTTCAAAGCTGTCGCCCAAGTCGAACCACTTGGTCGCCGACTGGGTCCGGATGCGCGCGCGCACCGTGCCTGGCACCGGCTCCTGCAATTGAAGCAGCTCGATGTCCCACTTTTCTTCCTCGGGCCTGCCCGTGCCACCGCCGGGCGCGGCATGATAGAAGAAGGGGTTCCGGTCAATCAGGGAACCATAGGAACCGGGCGGCCGGCGCGGCGGCCCTTTGCCTCCGGGCCCCAAACCCTCCGGGCGGTCCGGCGGGACGACCTTTTGTTGCACCGCATCCTCGGGGATTTCGTTGCCCGGCCGTTGCAGCACGAGCGGTTCTTCCTCAACCTTTTGAAATACCTTGTAAACGCGCATCCCGAGATAGATCAGCAAGACCACAAGGATCAGACGCTCCTTGTTGGCCCATAGCCACTTCGCGATCTTGCGTATTCTGTCGTTCATGCGTGTTCCCGAACCGGAACTTGTTGTCCTAGTTCATATATAGAAATGTGCGTTTGAACCATTTCCAGGCTCTGCCAAACACCCCCGGTTCCTCAGCCTGAGGACGGCCCCGCCCCTCCAGTTGCCGCGCGGCGACACCCGGCATTGCGGGCATGCCCGGCACGCCGGGCGTCGCTGCGGACACGGCAGGCTGGGCCTGCTGTTGCGGCCGTTTGTCGGGCGGCACCCAGACCGCCTGGGTCAGCAGCATTTGTACGCTCAATTGCGGCTCCCACCAGGGCCGGAACCACGTAATGCGAAGCGCGTCGACCGTGATGAACCGGTACTCGGCGCTGAAGCTGTCCAACAGGGTAACCAAGTCCTTCAATCCCATGGTGAATGCCAGGCCCGCCGTGCGCAAACGCACCCATTCGCCGTAGCGCGGGTCCCTGCGGGCTTCCCATAGACTGATGTCGTCGATACGCAGGACATTGTGGTCCAGCAGCCGTTCAAACAGCGTGATCCCATAGCTGAGTTTGGCCAGTTCCCGGCGCGCGACCGCTTCCGTCACTTCGTCCTGCATATTCCAATCTTGAAGCCGGGGTACGCCAAACAGGGCGTGAACGTCCGGGGGGAAATACAGATTGGGCTGCGTTTGAAGGATCTTCGTTCTCAGTTCGTTGAGCATCCTGCTCGATTCTTCGTCGTACCAGAACTTGGGAAACTTCTCCTCGGGACGCGGTTTGAAGCGGTCGAACCAGCCGTCCATGTGAAACACGGCGCCCCACTCATCCCGGGCGTCCATCCAGGGCTGTATCTTGGATTCGATGGCCTCGATAAGCACCTTGGGCTTGATGTCGTTGAACGTGGTGCGGAAGAAATCGTAGGAAGCCAGGAGATTCGTCTCGGTTTCCTTGTCTTTCGCGTACGCTTCCAGCTTTTCCCAGAAATAGAAATAGGTCACCCCCGCGCAAACACCCAGCAGGACGAGGATGACAAGCGCGAAGATAATCTGCTCTTTACTGACACGCATCAGCCGGCGCTCCCGGTTGGGGCGGCAGCCGCAGCGGTAGGCGGCGCCGCGCTCGCACCGCTTGCCGGCTGCGGCGCAGGCGCTTCACGCCCCATCTGCAGCAACACCACCACCCGGAACGAATACACAATCGAATCCGCGTCCGCAAACGGGCTCACGTCCTTGACCTGCGGGTCCCACAGGACGGCCAGCGGATACTTGTTCACGTCGCGGTCGTCAAAGACGACGTCCGCTGTCCAGAGATACCAGTTCGTGGGCAACTGCAGGCGCGCGGTCTTCAGGTTTTCCACAAACTGGCGGATCAGGTCCGTGTTCCGCGCATACCCGGTAACCTGGACGCCGTCCGCGGGCGGAACGACGTACTCGAAGGGCCCGCCGGGTTGCGCGGGCTGCGCAGGCTGCCCGCCGCGCCCGCGCGCGCCGCCGCCCGCCGCGCCCGCGCGCATTTCCTGCGGCGGCGCCGTGCCGGGAAAGCCCAGGAAGCCTGGCCCGGTAGCGGTTGTGGGACCGCTCCCGGTTCCGGCGGCGGTGCCTATGCCGCGGCGCATGCCCACGCGTTCCCCCCGGCCCGCCGGCTGGCCCGGCTGGCCCGGCTGGCCGGGTTGCCCCTGCGCTGCGGAGACCGTCTCGAAGCTGGTGAACCATATGTCACCCGCCACGGGCCGGGCTTCGGAGAGCATCTTCATCGCGTCGGTCCAGAACATGCATCGCCGGTACGCGAAATTGAGCGCCACACATTCATCCCGCGGCTGCTGAATGGCGCGATTGGCGCGATTCAGGTCCTGTACTTGAGGGGACTGCTGGGCGACCCGGCTTACGTCATCGCTGAAGAGCGGGTCATACAAGGCGAGGATATTCTGAATATTGCGGATGCGCCTTTTGACCATCTCATTCTGGTTGGCGCTGATGGGAATCACCGACGCGAGAATCACGGCGAAGGTGACGAAAATCATCAGCCAATACAGCGCCTGCTCGCGGCGCCGGTAGGACTCGAGGACGCGCGGCGGGATCAGGTTGATCTCGATGGGCACCATCTCGTTGCAGCGCAGGGCCAGCCCCAGGGCCACGCACGCCTGTTCCGGGTGGTCGCTTGCCGCCTGAGCCGCGGGCGCGAGCGCCAGCCCCGCCAACGGCTGCGCAATCCGCACGTCCACGCCCAGTTGGCGTTGCATGTACGGAACGATATTGCGCAGACACGCGCCGCCGCCGCAC
It encodes the following:
- the pilM gene encoding type IV pilus assembly protein PilM — protein: MATWKRGRKRRLVLDLGASAVRVCELAQTKTGYQLTKYYQAEYNADPGLTDLERKKLRLKAVETILKESKVRNKKAIFAVPGQSVFTRSRTLPPVPEYKVTQIVRYEIQQQIPFSLDQIAMDYQILDRSEGGGYEVMMAAIKVDVVEKHLEILRDAKRGIDVVDVTPFAAYNWLKHTGEFGDSGECVALIDMGAATTDIIIERENQFRFTRPLNVGGNDVTMAVASALGMTFADAEKLKRQRAFAPTGDPKVDGQGGKIIGDVLQRMVNEIMRSFAYFRSLPGGGSVNRVILCGGGACLRNIVPYMQRQLGVDVRIAQPLAGLALAPAAQAASDHPEQACVALGLALRCNEMVPIEINLIPPRVLESYRRREQALYWLMIFVTFAVILASVIPISANQNEMVKRRIRNIQNILALYDPLFSDDVSRVAQQSPQVQDLNRANRAIQQPRDECVALNFAYRRCMFWTDAMKMLSEARPVAGDIWFTSFETVSAAQGQPGQPGQPGQPAGRGERVGMRRGIGTAAGTGSGPTTATGPGFLGFPGTAPPQEMRAGAAGGGARGRGGQPAQPAQPGGPFEYVVPPADGVQVTGYARNTDLIRQFVENLKTARLQLPTNWYLWTADVVFDDRDVNKYPLAVLWDPQVKDVSPFADADSIVYSFRVVVLLQMGREAPAPQPASGASAAPPTAAAAAPTGSAG